The Thalassomonas actiniarum genome contains the following window.
CATTTGGCCTGGCAGATATAGACGGCTCAAAACAGTATCTGACATCGGGTTTTAGAATGACCTATTTCGATGACTTGTCATCTTCGGTGGCCCGAAATCCGTTTGCCAACCTGGAAATGCTCGATGTTGAATTTATCACAGACGATAACAACACCCGTTTGCTTAAGCTGGACCTGATCGATCTCGACTCCTTGCATACCCCGGGTGTGCCCTGGCGTGATGAAAACCCGTATGCCTGGTCGGTTCGCGCAGGGTATGAAGCACTAAATTATGCCTGTCTCGATTGCGGCATTTACTTTATTGAAGGCGATATCGGCAAGTCGTATCGCTTTGGCAAAAACAGCCTGGCTTATGGCATGTTGGGGGGCAAGGCTTTTGCCGGTGACCGGGACGATGTCACGGTTTCCGGTAAACTTGGGCTGTTAACCTCCTTAGGCAGCAAGGCAAAAATGAAACTTGAACTGCAGCAAGCGGCGCGGCTTAATTTGAGTCAATCATACCGTCACCGTTTCTATACGGAAATTAACTACCAGTTTGCTCCCGACTGGGAACTGAGGTTTTTGTTGGAAAGAAGCGCAAGCACCCTGGTCGGCTTAAAAATGAATTACTATTGGGGCTTTTAAAGGGATTATTGGTATAGCCCCTTATGGCCGGGAAAAGAAACGGGCAACGACATGGCTTGTCATTGCCCGCGAGCTTAGCTGAATTTTGCTGTTATCAGACTGTTTAAGTAAAAGCTTATTTAAACAGGTCTGTGATTTTGTCTTTTATCTTATCTGTGATCTTATCTTTAATTTTTTGTTTTTGTTCTTCTTTTGCGGCCTTGCTGATTTTCTTCAATACCTGCTTGATAATTTCACCGCCTAACTGGCTAGCCGGCAGACCCTGCTCGCCGCCAACCTTGGTCAGGCTGATTTCCGGTAGGGTGAGCTGATGGGCTTTATTGCCAAGCTGGCTCAGATCTAAGGTCAGGGCAACCCCGGCAACTGTGATTTTCTCAACCCTGACTTTAGGCTCCGGCTGTTTTGATTGTGCCGGTTCTTCGCTGGCCGGTTGCGAAGGCTTATCCGATTTAGGCAGGTTACGCTCCAGCGCATCTAAAATTTCGTTAAAGTTGGAGCTACCGGTTTTTGATACTTCGACAAAAGCCTGGGGCGCAATAATACGGATTTCATCAATGACTATCGGCTCTTCGGTCAGGCTTTTGATATTGATATCTAAAGTGACATCTTCCATCGAGAAGGCATTTTTTTGCTGGTAGTTGGCAGGATTGGCTAAGGTCAGCCCTTTGATGCTGCCCGCCCCCTGGGTCAACTTGACATCTACCTCGCCGACCGTGACTTGCTGCTCGGTATAAGCTTTACCCTGTTGTTCTATCTGCTCTTTGATAAAAAGGTTGAGGGAGCCGCTGGCAAAATACCAGAGGGCGCCGCCACAAATTAATAAAATGATTATTGCTATGCTTGCTAGTTTGTTCACTGTCACCGCCTGTTTAAATGTATCGATGAAATGATTATATCTTAATTATCACCGGGTTATATTTATTTTGTGCTATTGGCGCTAATTCCCGTGTTTTTCTGCTGGTTTCGGGTTAGTCGCTGTGTAAATTTTCGGTAAATGGCGGTGTTTTTGGGTTAACTTGCCTCGAAGCAAGGTTTTATCTAAGGTATAGTAGTTCAGTTAACAACCTGACTATAAAGAGATTATGTCCAATTCCATTACCAGGCGCCTGCCATTATTGTTACTATTATCCCTGTTAATTGCTTTGGTTGCTTATTTAAGCTGGCCGACGGTAAAGGCAGATAAACAGCAAAAAAACCGGGTGATTGCGGTAAAAACCGCCATCATCAGCCAGTCGGAATTTAGAGATGTGGTAGAGGCGCTGGGGACAGCCCGGGCCAACGAGCAGGTATTGATCACTTCCAAATATTCAGATCTGGTGGATGAAATCTCCTTTGATGACGGCCAGCAGGTGAAAAAAGGCGAGGTGCTGGTCAGGTTAAACCGTCAGGAAGAAGTGGCGAAAGTGCGGGAGCTTGAAGCCAACCTGGCTGAATCGGTAGCCCAGCTCAACCGCTTCCAGGATTTGTTAAAGAAAAAAGCAACGTCAAAATCCGAACTGGATCAGCAAGATGCCCAAACCAAGGCGATATCGGCCCAGCTGATGAGTGCCCGTACCAAACTCAGTGACCTCACCATTAAAGCACCTTTTGACGGTGTGCTCGGCTTCAGGGAGATCAGTGTCGGCGCCTATATCGACTCCGGGGATGTGATCACCAGCCTGGATGACTTAAGTGTGATCAAGGTAGACTTTACCGTGCCGGAGCGTTTTTTACCTACCATAGTCGTAGGGCAGAAGATCACTGCCACTAACGTTGCCTACCAGGAGCAGGTATTTACCGGGGAAATTGCCACCATAGACAGCCGTATCGACCCGCAAACCCGTACCTTAAAAATACGCGGAAAAATCCCCAACCCCGGGCTGAAACTACGTCCCGGCATGCTGCTTAATATCACCATAGAGCGCCATACCGATATGGTGTTGCAGGTGCCGGAAAGTGCGGTTATCCCGATTGAAGACAAACATTTTGTTTTTGTGGTCAGCGACAACAAGGCATTAAGAAAAGCTATCCGCATCGGCCGCCGCCAGCCGGGCAAAGTCGAGGTACTGTCAGGGCTTGAGGAGCGGGATGCCGTGGTGATCGAAGGGGCGCTGAAACTCAGGGAAGGCATCCAGGTATCCGTGTTGGAGGATAAGCAGTGATCTTATCTGATATCTCGGTCAAACGTCCGGTTTTTGCCACCGTTATCAACCTGCTTTTTGTGACCTTCGGCGTGGTGGCCTTTATGCTGCTGCCGCTGCGGGAGTATCCGGATATAGACCCGCCTGTGGTCAGTATCAATACCAACTATACCGGCGC
Protein-coding sequences here:
- a CDS encoding efflux RND transporter periplasmic adaptor subunit, translated to MSNSITRRLPLLLLLSLLIALVAYLSWPTVKADKQQKNRVIAVKTAIISQSEFRDVVEALGTARANEQVLITSKYSDLVDEISFDDGQQVKKGEVLVRLNRQEEVAKVRELEANLAESVAQLNRFQDLLKKKATSKSELDQQDAQTKAISAQLMSARTKLSDLTIKAPFDGVLGFREISVGAYIDSGDVITSLDDLSVIKVDFTVPERFLPTIVVGQKITATNVAYQEQVFTGEIATIDSRIDPQTRTLKIRGKIPNPGLKLRPGMLLNITIERHTDMVLQVPESAVIPIEDKHFVFVVSDNKALRKAIRIGRRQPGKVEVLSGLEERDAVVIEGALKLREGIQVSVLEDKQ
- a CDS encoding AsmA family protein, with translation MNKLASIAIIILLICGGALWYFASGSLNLFIKEQIEQQGKAYTEQQVTVGEVDVKLTQGAGSIKGLTLANPANYQQKNAFSMEDVTLDINIKSLTEEPIVIDEIRIIAPQAFVEVSKTGSSNFNEILDALERNLPKSDKPSQPASEEPAQSKQPEPKVRVEKITVAGVALTLDLSQLGNKAHQLTLPEISLTKVGGEQGLPASQLGGEIIKQVLKKISKAAKEEQKQKIKDKITDKIKDKITDLFK